The Parus major isolate Abel chromosome 5, Parus_major1.1, whole genome shotgun sequence genome contains a region encoding:
- the ACCS gene encoding 1-aminocyclopropane-1-carboxylate synthase-like protein 1 isoform X1 — protein sequence MDFRGKKYERGSNWSDPEVVELLQLWADESVQIELESCLRNQHVFNRIAEVLREKGIHRTGDQCREKIKKMKLEYRRIKDNSKAPRGGRTWKFYEVMDRVLTSRPALAYGSLSGSMMAQQVLQGSMVESYHHQFASSALPFGHSQHPELMEIKCEEVNSDDHSLTPEPPQAMSYQQGSPEEQEMERAFLERAQNDSPISRVEIPIETSVSPSGFSEPNMANSSRIQNVVPRPGFSALHRLRKKRKGQRMRDPLDDLLLKTLTSQRAMEERFLQMEERRFQRDLDVEERRMQLEQRRFELEREHEFRMFNVFAQMLSILKQSHSGSSSTVTMPQGLDFSQALSEIEGMGGRGSSLQEMRVRPLAKKRVDMHSFCNPSGFQRSPYLSARGNFANIFQGSTEEGYKAYHADKYDEDKNPNGIINFGTSENKLCFDLMSKRLTQADMNVMDPSLLQYPDWKGHLFLREEVARFLTYYCKAPAPLKAENVIILNGCGSLFSALATVLCDPGEAVLIATPFYGGITQSIFLYGNVKLVYVYLDSKITGTSTRPFQLTVEKLEKALQDARAEGVTVRALILLNPQNPLGDIYSLTELRDYLEFAKRHELHVIVDEIYMLSVFDESATFHSVLSMDRLPDPQRTHVMWGITKDFAVSGIRFGTLYTENQDVVNAVASLCYFHGVCGPVQHKVAQLLRDRDWINQVYLRANHARLKAAHTYVTDELKTLGVPFLNRNAGFFVWIDFRKYLKTGTFEEELLLWKRFLDNKVLLSCGKAFECSEPGWFRIIFADKTHRLQLGMQRIRKVLEEREQEILAEEKEQPCQSDQDGKADSTDEVIFLSRHQDSTCASSSSLGDLIGLLQQQMRSSDWLQKNTAEQFAQEKPEIYDVFSKLVGKQ from the exons ATGGATTTCCGTGGGAAGAAGTATGAGCGCGGCAGTAACTGGTCGGACCCCGAGgtggtggagctgctgcagctctgggccgACGAGTCGGTGCAGATagagctggagagctgcttGCGAAACCAGCACGTCTTCAACCGCATCGCCGAGGTGCTGCGGGAGAAGGGCATCCACCGGACGGGCGACCAGTGCCGGGAGAAGATCAAGAAGATGAAGCTGGAGTACCGGCGGATCAAGGACAATAGCAAGGCCCCGCGGGGCGGGCGGACGTGGAAGTTCTACGAGGTGATGGACAGGGTGCTGACCAGCCGGCCGGCCCTGGCCTATGGCTCCCTGAGCGGCAGCATGATGGctcagcaggtgctgcagggcagcatGGTGGAGAGCTACCACCACCAGTTCgcctcctcagccctgcccttTGGACACTCCCAGCACCCCGAGCTGATGGAAATCAAATGTGAGGAGGTGAACTCTGATGACCACAGCTTGACCCCAGAGCCCCCACAAGCCATGTCTTACCAGCAGGGCTCCCCTGAAGAACAGGAGATGGAGAGAGCCTTCTTGGAGAGGGCCCAGAACGACTCTCCCATCTCCAGGGTGGAGATTCCCATTGAAACCAGTGTTTCACCTTCAG GTTTCAGTGAGCCAAACATGGCAAACTCATCACGGATCCAAAATGTTGTTCCTCGGCCTGGCTTCTCTGCCTTGCATCGGCTGAGAAAAAAGCGGAAAGGCCAGCGCATGAGGGACCCACTCGATGATCTCCTGCTGAAGACTCTGACATCTCAGCGGGCCATGGAAGAGCGCTTCTTGCAGATGGAAGAACGACGATTTCAGCGAGATTTGGACGTGGAGGAGCGTCGGATGCAACTGGAGCAGCGCCGGTTTGAACTGGAGCGGGAACATGAGTTTCGCATGTTCAATGTCTTTGCTCAAATGCTCAGCATCCTAAAGCAGAGCCATAGTGGCTCCTCCTCCACTGTTACTATGCCTCAGGGTTTGGACTTCAGCCAGGCACTGTCTGAAATTGAGGGAATGGGAGGAAGAGGGAGCAGCCTTCAAGAGATGAGGGTTCGGCCGCTTGCCAAGAAGAGGGTTGACATGCACAGCTTCTGTAACCCCAGCGGCTTCCAGAGAAGCCCCTACCTCTCTGCTCGTGGCAACTTTGCCAACATTTTTCAGGGCTCCACTGAGGAAGGTTACAAAGCCTATCACGCTGACAAGTATGATGAAGACAAGAACCCCAAT gGTATAATAAACTTCGGCACCAGTGAGAACAAGCTCTGCTTTGACCTGATGTCCAAGCGG CTGACACAGGCTGATATGAATGTGATGGACCCTTCACTGCTTCAGTATCCTGACTGGAAAGGACATCTGTT tttacGGGAAGAAGTGGCTCGATTTTTGACCTATTACTGCAAGGCCCCTGCACCTCTTAAAGCAGAGAAT gtgattattttaaatggttgtggctctttattttctgcattagcTACAGTCCTTTGTGATCCAGGGG AAGCTGTTCTGATTGCTACACCCTTTTATGGTGGTATTACCCAGAGTATCTTCCTCTATGGTAATGTCAAGCTGGTGTATGTCTATTTAGACAGTAAG ATTACTGGAACAAGCACTCGGCCTTTTCAGCTTACGgtggaaaaactggaaaaagccTTGCAGGATGCCCGGGCAGAG GGTGTCACTGTAAGGGCCTTAATTCTTCTgaatccccaaaatccccttGGGGACATCTACTCCTTGACAGAGCTACGGGATTACCTGGAATTTGCTAAAAG aCATGAATTGCATGTGATAGTAGATGAGATCTACATGCTGTCAGTTTTTGATGAATCAGCAACGTTTCACAGTGTCCTAAGCATGGACAG ATTGCCTGATCCACAGCGGACTCACGTGATGTGGGGCATAACCAAG gattttgctgtttctggaaTTCGTTTTGGTACCTTATATACAGAGAACCAAGATGTTGTCAATGCAGTGGCTTCTTTGTGTTATTTCCATGGGGTTTGTGGACCTGTCCAGCACAAGGTTGCACAGCTGCTTAGAGACAGAG ACTGGATCAACCAAGTGTACCTGAGGGCCAACCATGCCCGCCTGAAAGCGGCCCATACGTATGTGACAGATGAGCTGAAGACGCTTGGGGTTCCTTTTCTCAACCGCAACGCAGGCTTCTTTGTCTGGATTGATTTCCGAAAG TACCTTAAGACAGGCACATTTGAGGAGGAGTTGCTGCTCTGGAAGCGTTTTCTGGATAATAAGGTCCTTCTGTCCTGTGGAAAAGCCTTTGAGTGCAGTGAACCTGGATGGTTCCGCATCATCTTTGCTGACAAGACCCACCGGCTGCAGTTAG GTATGCAACGGATACGCAAGGTTTTGGAAGAACGTGAGCAGGAGATACTGgctgaggagaaggagcagcctTGTCAATCAGATCAGGATGGCAAAGCAGATAGCACAGATGAAGTCATTTTTTTATCCCGCCACCAGGACTCCACCTGTGCCAGTAGCTCCAGCCTTGGTGACCTCATTGGCCTCCTGCAGCAACAGATGCGTTCATCTGACTGGCTACAGAAAAATACAGCCGAGCAGTTTGCCCAGGAAAAGCCAGAGATCTATGATGTGTTCAGCAAACTGGTGGGGAAGCAATAG
- the ACCS gene encoding 1-aminocyclopropane-1-carboxylate synthase-like protein 1 isoform X2 — translation MANSSRIQNVVPRPGFSALHRLRKKRKGQRMRDPLDDLLLKTLTSQRAMEERFLQMEERRFQRDLDVEERRMQLEQRRFELEREHEFRMFNVFAQMLSILKQSHSGSSSTVTMPQGLDFSQALSEIEGMGGRGSSLQEMRVRPLAKKRVDMHSFCNPSGFQRSPYLSARGNFANIFQGSTEEGYKAYHADKYDEDKNPNGIINFGTSENKLCFDLMSKRLTQADMNVMDPSLLQYPDWKGHLFLREEVARFLTYYCKAPAPLKAENVIILNGCGSLFSALATVLCDPGEAVLIATPFYGGITQSIFLYGNVKLVYVYLDSKITGTSTRPFQLTVEKLEKALQDARAEGVTVRALILLNPQNPLGDIYSLTELRDYLEFAKRHELHVIVDEIYMLSVFDESATFHSVLSMDRLPDPQRTHVMWGITKDFAVSGIRFGTLYTENQDVVNAVASLCYFHGVCGPVQHKVAQLLRDRDWINQVYLRANHARLKAAHTYVTDELKTLGVPFLNRNAGFFVWIDFRKYLKTGTFEEELLLWKRFLDNKVLLSCGKAFECSEPGWFRIIFADKTHRLQLGMQRIRKVLEEREQEILAEEKEQPCQSDQDGKADSTDEVIFLSRHQDSTCASSSSLGDLIGLLQQQMRSSDWLQKNTAEQFAQEKPEIYDVFSKLVGKQ, via the exons ATGGCAAACTCATCACGGATCCAAAATGTTGTTCCTCGGCCTGGCTTCTCTGCCTTGCATCGGCTGAGAAAAAAGCGGAAAGGCCAGCGCATGAGGGACCCACTCGATGATCTCCTGCTGAAGACTCTGACATCTCAGCGGGCCATGGAAGAGCGCTTCTTGCAGATGGAAGAACGACGATTTCAGCGAGATTTGGACGTGGAGGAGCGTCGGATGCAACTGGAGCAGCGCCGGTTTGAACTGGAGCGGGAACATGAGTTTCGCATGTTCAATGTCTTTGCTCAAATGCTCAGCATCCTAAAGCAGAGCCATAGTGGCTCCTCCTCCACTGTTACTATGCCTCAGGGTTTGGACTTCAGCCAGGCACTGTCTGAAATTGAGGGAATGGGAGGAAGAGGGAGCAGCCTTCAAGAGATGAGGGTTCGGCCGCTTGCCAAGAAGAGGGTTGACATGCACAGCTTCTGTAACCCCAGCGGCTTCCAGAGAAGCCCCTACCTCTCTGCTCGTGGCAACTTTGCCAACATTTTTCAGGGCTCCACTGAGGAAGGTTACAAAGCCTATCACGCTGACAAGTATGATGAAGACAAGAACCCCAAT gGTATAATAAACTTCGGCACCAGTGAGAACAAGCTCTGCTTTGACCTGATGTCCAAGCGG CTGACACAGGCTGATATGAATGTGATGGACCCTTCACTGCTTCAGTATCCTGACTGGAAAGGACATCTGTT tttacGGGAAGAAGTGGCTCGATTTTTGACCTATTACTGCAAGGCCCCTGCACCTCTTAAAGCAGAGAAT gtgattattttaaatggttgtggctctttattttctgcattagcTACAGTCCTTTGTGATCCAGGGG AAGCTGTTCTGATTGCTACACCCTTTTATGGTGGTATTACCCAGAGTATCTTCCTCTATGGTAATGTCAAGCTGGTGTATGTCTATTTAGACAGTAAG ATTACTGGAACAAGCACTCGGCCTTTTCAGCTTACGgtggaaaaactggaaaaagccTTGCAGGATGCCCGGGCAGAG GGTGTCACTGTAAGGGCCTTAATTCTTCTgaatccccaaaatccccttGGGGACATCTACTCCTTGACAGAGCTACGGGATTACCTGGAATTTGCTAAAAG aCATGAATTGCATGTGATAGTAGATGAGATCTACATGCTGTCAGTTTTTGATGAATCAGCAACGTTTCACAGTGTCCTAAGCATGGACAG ATTGCCTGATCCACAGCGGACTCACGTGATGTGGGGCATAACCAAG gattttgctgtttctggaaTTCGTTTTGGTACCTTATATACAGAGAACCAAGATGTTGTCAATGCAGTGGCTTCTTTGTGTTATTTCCATGGGGTTTGTGGACCTGTCCAGCACAAGGTTGCACAGCTGCTTAGAGACAGAG ACTGGATCAACCAAGTGTACCTGAGGGCCAACCATGCCCGCCTGAAAGCGGCCCATACGTATGTGACAGATGAGCTGAAGACGCTTGGGGTTCCTTTTCTCAACCGCAACGCAGGCTTCTTTGTCTGGATTGATTTCCGAAAG TACCTTAAGACAGGCACATTTGAGGAGGAGTTGCTGCTCTGGAAGCGTTTTCTGGATAATAAGGTCCTTCTGTCCTGTGGAAAAGCCTTTGAGTGCAGTGAACCTGGATGGTTCCGCATCATCTTTGCTGACAAGACCCACCGGCTGCAGTTAG GTATGCAACGGATACGCAAGGTTTTGGAAGAACGTGAGCAGGAGATACTGgctgaggagaaggagcagcctTGTCAATCAGATCAGGATGGCAAAGCAGATAGCACAGATGAAGTCATTTTTTTATCCCGCCACCAGGACTCCACCTGTGCCAGTAGCTCCAGCCTTGGTGACCTCATTGGCCTCCTGCAGCAACAGATGCGTTCATCTGACTGGCTACAGAAAAATACAGCCGAGCAGTTTGCCCAGGAAAAGCCAGAGATCTATGATGTGTTCAGCAAACTGGTGGGGAAGCAATAG